The genomic region CTGGGCCTGGGCGGTGGCTTTGTCCAGCCCCCCGGCCGCTGCAGAGCTGCCCGCATTCAGCTCTGCGGCAAACGCCTGTGCGGTGCGCCCGGCCCTGGTGAATTCGGCGGTGTACTGCGAGGCGTCCGCTTGCAGTTTGACCGCTACGTTGAATTCATTGGACATGGGCGGGCGTCTTTCCTTTGATGGTGGGCTCTAGGGCTTGTTCAGGTGCTTTTTGGCTTCGTCTTCGAGGATGCGAACCATCCAGAAGACATTGCGGCGCTTTTTGCGGGGGACCTGCAGGAAGTCCATGACGGTCGGCAGCGCTGTGTAGTTGAGGCCCTGGCGGTAGGCACCGCCCCAGCCAGCAACGACGATCCAGTTGGTCCACATGGCGTCGAAGACCTCCCAGCCCTGCCACTCCTCGGGGGAGAGTTCAAAGTCCCCCTCGGGCTCCGGCTCCAGCGCTCCATCGGCCATCGCCGCCATGGCCTGGTCTGGATCAGCCCCCAGCAACGCCCATTGCTCGCGCAGCTCGGCTTGTTCCTCCTGGGGGCTTTCAGCGCCGCGCCGCGTCAGGCTGTGGCGGACGGCGCTGCGGAGTTTTTTGCGATCTCCGCTGCCTGGCGGGCTTTGCGCCCTGCGTCAAAGTAGGCGGTGACCAGCGCGGCTTCGATGCCGTCCCATTCCTCCACCACTTCCTCGCGGTTGGCGGGCGTGTAGGGAATGCGGTTGTGTGTGAGGTCGGTCAGGTCCCAGTCCACCAGCACGGCGTCGAGAAAGTCTTTGTCGTTGGCGGGCACGGCGTCGAGCTGTGCCTGGATTTCGTAGCGGTCGTCTTCAGTGAGGTGGGAAAGCTGCAGCTGGGCCCGCAGCCGCTCGCGCGCGCGTTCGTCCATGCGGCCCGCTGCCAGGCGGCGGTCCATGTCTTTGCGCTCGGAGGTTTTGAGGCGCTTGTAGCGGGCGCGGAAGCTGACGGTGGTGGGCTCGCCCTCGTCACCCACCAAGCGGTAGATGACGGGTGCCCAGAAAGCGACGGATGCGAGGACGACGGCCATAAAAGTTCTCCTGTTTGAAATCGGGTTGCAAGGGTTGTGGGGGTGGCTATCCGCCGGCGAGAAATGCGCCGGTCAGACGGTGATGGACCACTCGTCATTCCCCGCGTTGGAGGGAATGCAGCGGAAAGGCACGGTGATCATGTGAATGCCGTCCACCTCAGAAAACGTGGGCTTGCCGATCTGCGCCAGGGGCACGGACAGCGACACGGTGTTGGTGGCGGCCTGGCCGTGCTTGAGCAGCAGGGGCACTTTGGCGCTGGTGCGGGCCATGGCCAGCCAGTCTTTGGTCGCTACATCGGTGTCGCGGAAAGTGACGCTGCCGGTGGAGGTGCGGCCAGTGATTTCGGTGGTGTCCACGTTCATCAAGTCCTGCTTGACGACCTGGTTGCCGAAGTCGAACTGGAAGGAGTTCGCGGCGGCGGTGTAGCCGTCAATCGAGAACGTGGTGTTGAGCTTGTTGACGCCCAGCGGCCGCTGAAACGCCGAGTAGTTGACGGCGGGCATGGCGGCTACGTCTTCCACCGGCACAAAGGAGCCGGTGAACTCGAATTGCCACTTGGGGATGGCCTTGGCATCGCACACCACTTTGGCGTTGCCCCGTGCCCCGGCCATTTTGTACAGGCGCTTGTCGATGGTGGCGTAGATGGACAGCGACTCAATGTCGTCTGTCACCGGTGCGAACACGGTGTTGGGCGTAGGCGCGGGTGCTGGCGTGTTGGTGGCGCTGGCCGCGCATGCGCGCAGCAGTGGCGTGAAGCCGGGCAAAGTGCCTGCGGGTGATACGCCCGCGTAGCCCACGCTGAAGGCCACCTTTCGGTACAGGGTGACCATGCTGGTCTCGCTGGCCCCAAAGTACGGGCGAATCACGCCCTGGTCTGCTTCATCGCCCTCAATCGGCGTGAGCGTTACGTCGCTGACCTCAATGGCGTTGGCGGCGGTGACCACGGCCAAAGTGCCGACCGTGGCCTCGGTGACGGCCAGGATGGCCATCTTGCGGAAGAACTTGGGTGCGCTCATGGGGCGTCCTTTTCGGGTTGATCAGGGGCTGCGGGGGCGGCTTGCGCCTTCAGGCGGGTGCCGTCGCTTTGGCGGATGAACAGGCCGCCGCGTCCGTGGTGCTCATCGGGCGCGGTGGGCTGGGCCTGCGTGGCAGGAACCAAGGCGGCGGCTCCGCTGTTGGCAGCGGTGGCATCGGTTTGCGGCGCGGTCTTGTTCTGCGCCTTGGTGGTGTTTTGGGCATCGGGTTTACTCACGGGTTGCTCCTGTAGTAGCTCTTCACATGAAACTCATCGGCCCACCACATGCGGCCATCGCCCCCGAACTCGACCAGCTCGCCGCCCAGGAAGGTGACGGGCTCGCCCGTGTCCTCGTCGGGCACAAAGCCGACCAGGGCGGCTTTGACCTGTTGGCGCGACTGCACCAGGTCCAGCACGCCGGAGCTGCCTGCGGGTGCTTGCGTTTGCACTACCTGCAGCACGGCAAAGACCTGGGACAGCCACTGGTCCACCGCGCCGGTGTGCTCCAGCTCGCTGCCGCGCTCTGACATGGGGATGACGTAGGCGGCGGGCGCGGCCAGGTTGCTGGCCATGGCGGCCTCCAGGCCTGCGGCGGCCTCAATCTCGCGCATGCCGGTGGTTCGGGCGCGCAAGCGGTCCAGGAATGGAGTGACATCCATGGCGAGGCTCAGTGAAAGGACCGCAGCTGGCTGCGGTTGAAGACGGAGGGCGCGCTGTCAAAGCGCACCTCGGTGGCACCGCCTGGCACATTGGCCGGGGCTGCAGGGTCACCCGCGCCCAGGCTGTATTTGCCTTGGGCGAGCAGGCCCAGCATCTTCAAGGCGTCGCGGTAGTCGCGGGCTACGGGGTCCTTGCCCTCGTCCGAGATGCGCGACTTGTTCAGCAGGTAGCGGGTGATGGAGCGCGCCCAGGCGGAGAGCACGCTTTTGCCGGTGCTGGTTGGTGGCAGTGCCAGCGGCAGCGTGTAGCCGCGCTGTGCCAGGTAGCCGTCAATCAGCGCACCGGCCTCGGCAATGGCGTCTTGCACGCGGGCCAGGGCCAAATCTGCGGCCGCAGTCTGTGCGGGCGTCCAAGCGCTGCGGTCTTGGCCGCGCAGCGTGGCGTCCATGAGCGCGAAGTCGCTCACGGGCTGGGCATCCGCGCTGGCGAGCTGGGCCAGTTCGCGGGCACCTGGGCGCTCTGCAAGTTCTGTGGTCGTGATGTAGGCCATGGTGGGGGTCAGTTCTCTGCCTGGGCGTCTTCGCCGGTCAGCTCGGCGGCCTGCTCTTCGGGCACTTCCAGCAGCTGGGTGACCAGCAGCGGCTCTGTGGTGAGCTGGTCGTACTGGGCGCGGGTCAGTTCATCCAGGGGGACGTGGCTGGTGCCGTGCCATTCGCGGCCTGCGCGGCGGAATCCGTCGCGCTTGGCGATGACCTGCAGCATCTGGCGCATGCCTGGGCCAGGCTGGCCTGCTGTGGCGGCAGCGCTCTTGCTTGCAGCGGCCTTGGCTGGCTGGGGGTTCTTATTGGCGGTTGCCATGGGTGTTGCTCCTACGGGGTTGGACTGGTGGGCGTGGACTGATGGGAGGTCAGGCGGTGAGCCAGGGGCAGACGACAACCTTGGACAGGTTGCGCATCACGTTGCTGGCACCGTTGGCCAGGCGCTCGGCCTGAACCACTTCCAGCGCCTGCTGCTCCAGTGAGGGGGGCACCCACAACTCGGCGCTGCGGATGACCAGGGGCTTGCCGTTGTCGCCCCGGAAGGACTGATGCTCAGCGCGGGCGTCGGCGTAGCTGTTCACGTCCAGCGTTTGCTTGCTGGCGTAGGCGAGTTGCCACAGGCCCAGGCCTGCATTGCCACGGCCATCGGCACCCCACACGAACTCATTGCGGCTGAATACGTTGTCGTCGCTCAGGCTGGTCTTGGCCTGGAAGGCGTAGTCGCGGCGCTTTTGGTAGATGATGGGTTTGATGACCTTGGTGTTGTCCACCAGGAACCAGGCCGCGCCACTGCCGCCCTGGAAGTTGCTGACGCTGGTCTGCGCGCCAGGCGAGCCCACGGGGTGGTCGGTGTCGAAGAAGTACTGGCCGTCGTAGCAAGGCGTGGTGAAGCCCGCGTTCAGCAGACTGAAGACCAGCTCGTCGGGGTGCAGCGCGGCGTCCTGGCCGAGCTGCTCGATGACGGGCTTGTAGACGCCGTACTGGTCGTCCTCGATCTCGTCGCGGCCTACCGATACGGTGTTTTCAAAGGTCTTGTTCTTGATGGCGTAGTCGTGCGCGACCAGGTTCTGGTACTGGCGCTCGCCGATCCATTCGCGGAACTTGGTGATCTTGCCGAGCCAGCCGTACTTTTGCTCGCTGGTGGTGCTAGGCACCAGCGTGGCGATTTGCGACCACATGGGCGCGGCGCTGGCCAGGCCGCCCGCAAAGGCGGCGCTGAACGACTGATTAAGGATGGCGAGGTTGCTGTGATTGATGAT from Acidovorax sp. DW039 harbors:
- a CDS encoding DUF1799 domain-containing protein, which gives rise to MLGADPDQAMAAMADGALEPEPEGDFELSPEEWQGWEVFDAMWTNWIVVAGWGGAYRQGLNYTALPTVMDFLQVPRKKRRNVFWMVRILEDEAKKHLNKP
- a CDS encoding phage tail assembly chaperone, with the translated sequence MAVVLASVAFWAPVIYRLVGDEGEPTTVSFRARYKRLKTSERKDMDRRLAAGRMDERARERLRAQLQLSHLTEDDRYEIQAQLDAVPANDKDFLDAVLVDWDLTDLTHNRIPYTPANREEVVEEWDGIEAALVTAYFDAGRKARQAAEIAKNSAAPSATA
- a CDS encoding DUF1320 domain-containing protein, which gives rise to MAYITTTELAERPGARELAQLASADAQPVSDFALMDATLRGQDRSAWTPAQTAAADLALARVQDAIAEAGALIDGYLAQRGYTLPLALPPTSTGKSVLSAWARSITRYLLNKSRISDEGKDPVARDYRDALKMLGLLAQGKYSLGAGDPAAPANVPGGATEVRFDSAPSVFNRSQLRSFH
- a CDS encoding Mu-like prophage major head subunit gpT family protein; the encoded protein is MIINHSNLAILNQSFSAAFAGGLASAAPMWSQIATLVPSTTSEQKYGWLGKITKFREWIGERQYQNLVAHDYAIKNKTFENTVSVGRDEIEDDQYGVYKPVIEQLGQDAALHPDELVFSLLNAGFTTPCYDGQYFFDTDHPVGSPGAQTSVSNFQGGSGAAWFLVDNTKVIKPIIYQKRRDYAFQAKTSLSDDNVFSRNEFVWGADGRGNAGLGLWQLAYASKQTLDVNSYADARAEHQSFRGDNGKPLVIRSAELWVPPSLEQQALEVVQAERLANGASNVMRNLSKVVVCPWLTA